In one Flammeovirga yaeyamensis genomic region, the following are encoded:
- a CDS encoding thioredoxin family protein — protein sequence MDVEINKSNIYQIIRDKENIDMQLLKNSIVVFETPWSEVSQQILNYLKSYKEEYDFDLVKVDIDKYRDLILEYEINELPTLIFINDKMKSTSMGGILSKEKLRRKLDENFTKK from the coding sequence ATGGATGTAGAAATTAACAAAAGTAATATTTACCAAATCATTAGAGATAAGGAAAATATAGACATGCAGCTTTTGAAAAACTCTATAGTTGTATTCGAAACGCCTTGGAGTGAGGTAAGTCAGCAGATTCTTAATTACTTAAAGAGTTATAAAGAAGAATATGATTTCGATTTAGTAAAAGTAGATATTGATAAATACAGAGATTTAATTCTTGAATATGAAATCAATGAGTTACCGACTTTGATTTTTATCAACGACAAGATGAAGTCCACATCAATGGGTGGCATCTTATCGAAAGAGAAATTAAGAAGAAAATTAGATGAAAATTTCACTAAAAAATAA
- a CDS encoding adenylate/guanylate cyclase domain-containing protein: protein MKIINTHKLLFKGRQVYHHLLYGILLWVVALVHEFVLMSYPSFNAINLSLVFRSILIILTINSAALFTRRYLLKLYDFQLTKFYQLLFSFTIEILFTIFLLKLLSVFMTMYHLVLNEYILIVYLFPLKIIEYSFLELDEMIGPLHLKKMLFDKYSSSTSEERVFLFADLNNSTQIANQLGEERYSNFLKDVFEKFSVIYDYYGDIFQYVGDEVVITWKVNDKHKNAYLDGANACLDTIKKSAPYFLNKYGIAPQFKMALHSGKVMTTTIGQLKKELCFHGEAINVTSKIQQYCDLFHSEIVVTKQLLDTAKQELENFEYHGFRRVKGGGKELELYTPIKM from the coding sequence ATGAAAATCATTAATACACATAAGTTATTATTTAAAGGCCGACAGGTGTATCATCATTTATTGTATGGTATTTTATTATGGGTGGTAGCTTTGGTGCATGAATTTGTTTTAATGAGTTACCCAAGTTTTAATGCAATTAACTTAAGTTTAGTTTTTAGAAGCATTCTTATTATTTTAACTATCAATAGTGCTGCCTTATTTACCCGAAGATATTTATTAAAGCTTTACGATTTTCAACTAACAAAATTTTATCAATTACTATTTTCCTTTACGATTGAAATCCTTTTCACAATTTTTCTTCTCAAATTACTTTCAGTTTTCATGACGATGTATCATTTAGTATTGAATGAATATATACTGATCGTTTATTTATTTCCATTAAAAATTATCGAATATTCTTTTTTGGAATTAGACGAAATGATAGGCCCACTTCATCTTAAGAAAATGCTATTTGATAAATACAGTTCATCCACCTCTGAAGAAAGAGTATTCTTATTTGCTGATTTAAATAATTCAACTCAAATAGCCAATCAATTAGGGGAAGAACGATACAGTAATTTCCTTAAAGATGTTTTCGAAAAATTTAGTGTGATCTATGATTATTATGGAGATATTTTCCAATATGTAGGAGATGAGGTGGTGATTACTTGGAAAGTAAATGATAAACACAAAAATGCCTATCTAGATGGTGCAAATGCATGTTTAGACACCATCAAAAAGAGTGCACCTTATTTTTTGAATAAATATGGAATAGCTCCTCAATTTAAGATGGCATTGCATAGTGGGAAGGTGATGACAACCACAATTGGTCAGTTAAAAAAAGAACTTTGTTTTCATGGTGAAGCGATAAATGTTACCTCAAAAATTCAACAGTATTGCGATCTTTTTCACTCGGAAATTGTGGTAACAAAACAACTTTTAGATACAGCAAAACAGGAACTGGAAAACTTCGAATATCACGGATTTAGACGGGTAAAAGGAGGAGGAAAAGAATTAGAATTGTATACTCCCATAAAAATGTAA
- a CDS encoding rhodanese-like domain-containing protein gives MIAPLVPEIINTDLNLLVALLVGFGFGFALEQAGFSSTKKLAGLFYGYDFTVLRVFFTAGVTAMLGVMVFAKLGWLDLSLIYINPTFLYSAIIGGGIMGLGFIIGGFCPGTSIVGATVGRIDAMVFVLGGGIGIYLFGEFFPLYESIYSSNNLGGLTAYEVLGVTKETFTVLLTLVALMAFVATYFIENKVNDREDKILKSNKLKLAYGSFGVIFSVIALWVNFTPDKSERLVHQSQSDKVLENTDFRYYSHDKLAYKLLQQEKDSTVNVIDLRDKSLFAKQNIPTSFNIALDSIQDRKYEVMFKDPSKITVIYADNMDEAKSAYYIMNKLNYHNVYVLEGSANSFYITIMTPQELPDNPSMQDQFNKRFRDKARIQLPVLALKMKQKPVIRVKKKVKIQGGCS, from the coding sequence ATGATAGCTCCATTAGTTCCAGAAATAATTAATACAGACCTTAACTTATTAGTCGCTTTATTGGTAGGTTTTGGTTTTGGGTTCGCATTAGAACAGGCTGGCTTTTCATCGACAAAAAAATTAGCAGGTTTGTTTTACGGTTACGATTTTACCGTACTTAGAGTATTTTTTACTGCAGGTGTTACAGCCATGTTAGGTGTAATGGTTTTTGCCAAATTAGGGTGGTTAGACCTTAGTTTGATATACATTAATCCTACTTTTCTTTACTCTGCCATTATCGGTGGAGGTATTATGGGATTAGGCTTTATTATTGGCGGGTTTTGTCCAGGCACAAGTATTGTAGGTGCAACAGTAGGTAGGATTGATGCTATGGTCTTTGTATTGGGAGGTGGCATTGGGATTTATCTTTTTGGAGAATTCTTTCCGTTGTATGAGTCTATTTATTCATCAAATAATCTGGGTGGTTTAACCGCTTATGAAGTGCTTGGTGTTACAAAAGAAACATTCACAGTTCTTCTCACTTTAGTCGCCTTAATGGCATTTGTTGCTACCTATTTTATCGAAAATAAAGTAAATGATAGAGAAGATAAAATCTTAAAATCAAACAAACTGAAGTTGGCATACGGAAGCTTCGGTGTCATCTTTTCGGTAATTGCTTTATGGGTGAATTTCACTCCAGATAAATCAGAAAGATTAGTACATCAAAGTCAATCTGATAAAGTATTGGAGAACACAGATTTTAGATACTATTCTCATGATAAACTCGCATATAAACTCTTACAACAAGAAAAAGACAGTACCGTTAATGTGATCGATCTGAGAGATAAATCATTATTTGCAAAGCAAAATATTCCTACATCGTTTAACATAGCCTTAGATTCTATTCAAGATAGAAAGTACGAGGTAATGTTTAAAGATCCATCAAAAATTACTGTAATTTATGCGGATAATATGGACGAGGCAAAAAGTGCTTATTACATCATGAATAAACTTAATTATCATAATGTATATGTACTTGAGGGTAGTGCCAATAGTTTCTACATTACTATAATGACACCTCAAGAATTACCCGATAATCCAAGTATGCAGGATCAATTTAATAAACGATTTAGGGATAAAGCTAGAATACAATTACCAGTTTTGGCACTTAAAATGAAACAGAAACCTGTGATTAGAGTGAAGAAGAAAGTTAAAATTCAGGGAGGGTGTAGTTAA
- a CDS encoding tetrathionate reductase family octaheme c-type cytochrome: protein MKKNILIIVFFNFLAIVLFNVFWSDVESSKANTNLVELKQKFSKKKKKIVDHSKFEILQQDFINPTDVTTACISCHQERHHEVMESNHWNWEREEYIEGRGVTYLGKKNIINNFCIGATGNEQACAKCHIGYGYEKNEVFFATEKNVDCLACHNGVDDYIKNGGWGKPNDKVDLKLVAQSVGHTSKANCGTCHFFSGGGNNVKHGDLEVAQLDCSREVDVHMASDGIDLSCTDCHVAENHNIKGKLYSLSSENKNRATCEDCHTSIAHQNDILNSHTKKIACQTCHIPTYAKENATKMTWDWSTAGKLKDGKPYHTEDEMGNHDYLSIKGSFTWEKNVKPEYIFFNGTADHYVFGDKADTLSPIQINTLHGSYADGKIIPVKVHRAVQPYDPENKILIQPYTFNPEKGSGAYWTDFDWVEASRIGQKKLGLPFSGKVDFAKTEMYWPINHMVSPKENSMSCVECHTRASEGRLFQLAGFYMPGRDTTDWLDQAGKWLILLSILGVVTHAIIRVYFKIIN, encoded by the coding sequence ATGAAAAAAAATATACTAATTATTGTTTTCTTTAACTTTCTAGCTATTGTATTATTTAACGTATTTTGGTCTGATGTGGAATCATCAAAAGCAAACACCAACTTAGTTGAATTGAAACAAAAGTTTTCCAAGAAAAAAAAGAAAATTGTAGATCACAGTAAGTTCGAAATTCTTCAACAAGATTTTATCAATCCAACGGATGTAACGACCGCTTGTATCTCTTGTCATCAGGAACGACATCATGAAGTCATGGAATCGAACCACTGGAATTGGGAAAGAGAAGAATACATCGAAGGTCGAGGAGTTACTTACCTTGGAAAGAAAAACATTATCAATAATTTTTGTATTGGTGCTACCGGTAATGAACAAGCTTGTGCTAAGTGTCATATTGGATATGGATACGAAAAGAATGAAGTGTTTTTTGCGACGGAAAAGAATGTCGATTGCCTAGCTTGCCATAATGGTGTAGACGATTATATTAAAAATGGAGGTTGGGGCAAACCTAATGATAAAGTTGATTTAAAATTGGTGGCTCAGAGTGTTGGACATACCTCAAAAGCAAATTGCGGCACTTGCCACTTCTTTTCTGGAGGAGGTAATAATGTAAAACATGGTGACCTAGAAGTGGCTCAATTGGATTGCTCTAGAGAGGTAGATGTACATATGGCTTCGGATGGTATCGATTTATCTTGCACCGATTGTCATGTTGCAGAGAATCATAACATTAAAGGTAAATTGTATTCTTTATCATCAGAGAATAAAAATAGAGCGACTTGTGAAGATTGTCATACTTCAATAGCACATCAAAATGACATATTAAATAGTCATACGAAAAAAATTGCTTGTCAGACTTGTCATATTCCTACTTATGCAAAAGAGAATGCAACAAAGATGACATGGGATTGGTCAACTGCCGGTAAGTTGAAAGATGGTAAACCTTATCATACTGAAGATGAAATGGGGAATCATGATTACTTATCGATCAAAGGATCATTTACTTGGGAAAAAAACGTAAAACCAGAATATATTTTCTTTAATGGTACAGCAGATCATTACGTATTTGGTGATAAAGCAGACACGTTATCACCTATTCAGATAAATACATTGCACGGTAGTTATGCAGATGGAAAAATTATTCCGGTTAAAGTCCATCGAGCAGTACAACCTTATGATCCAGAAAATAAGATTTTAATACAACCATATACCTTTAATCCAGAAAAAGGTTCAGGCGCGTATTGGACAGATTTTGATTGGGTAGAAGCCTCAAGAATTGGTCAGAAAAAGCTAGGATTGCCGTTTAGTGGGAAAGTGGATTTTGCCAAAACAGAAATGTATTGGCCGATCAATCACATGGTATCTCCTAAAGAAAATAGTATGTCTTGTGTCGAGTGTCATACAAGAGCATCAGAGGGTAGATTGTTTCAACTAGCGGGCTTTTATATGCCGGGCAGGGATACTACAGATTGGTTGGATCAAGCTGGGAAATGGCTTATACTCTTATCAATTCTAGGAGTTGTCACTCATGCAATTATACGAGTTTACTTTAAAATAATTAATTAA
- a CDS encoding YgaP family membrane protein has product MIERIIRFIAGTFILISIILAVYVNIHWLWFTAFVGVNLLQSSITKWCLMEDILKFIKPNLKCENGCRN; this is encoded by the coding sequence ATGATAGAAAGAATAATAAGATTTATCGCCGGAACCTTCATTCTGATTAGTATCATCCTAGCTGTGTATGTCAATATACATTGGTTATGGTTTACGGCATTTGTGGGAGTTAATCTATTACAATCATCCATAACTAAATGGTGCTTGATGGAGGATATTCTAAAATTTATAAAGCCAAATTTAAAATGTGAAAATGGATGTAGAAATTAA
- a CDS encoding YeeE/YedE thiosulfate transporter family protein, giving the protein MKKDKFMNPYLAGILLGLVLLGAIYLTGRGLGASGAVKSVVMETVSNVAPTHYQEVPYYANYAKAHEDGGPLKSWLVFEVVGVILGALFSGIAAGRMRFEIQKGPKISNKTRLIAALVGGALFGIGSQFGRGCTSGAALSGMSVMSAGGILTMLFIFGGAYLFAYTFRKLWI; this is encoded by the coding sequence ATGAAAAAAGATAAATTTATGAATCCCTATTTAGCTGGGATTCTACTCGGATTAGTATTATTGGGTGCTATATATCTCACCGGAAGAGGATTGGGAGCAAGTGGTGCTGTTAAAAGTGTAGTGATGGAAACTGTTTCTAATGTGGCACCAACACATTATCAAGAAGTCCCTTACTATGCAAATTATGCGAAAGCCCATGAAGATGGAGGACCATTAAAATCGTGGTTGGTTTTTGAAGTCGTGGGTGTCATTCTCGGAGCTCTTTTCTCCGGTATTGCTGCAGGAAGAATGCGTTTTGAAATTCAAAAAGGACCAAAAATATCCAATAAAACAAGATTAATAGCTGCGCTTGTTGGTGGAGCCTTGTTTGGAATAGGTTCTCAGTTTGGAAGAGGATGTACCAGTGGAGCAGCTTTAAGTGGTATGTCGGTAATGTCTGCAGGCGGTATTCTTACCATGCTCTTCATTTTTGGTGGTGCCTACCTTTTCGCTTATACTTTTAGAAAACTTTGGATATAA
- a CDS encoding efflux RND transporter permease subunit → MQKGIAGKIAEVFINSKLTPLLMFVFLGLGIYGSYLTPREEEPQIDVPIADIFIGYPGASPKEVESRVAKPLEKIASNIKGVEYVYSTSMNEQAMVIVQFHVGEDIERSIVKLYAEIDKYKDQMPSGVMEPILKVRAIDDVPALTLTLHSPKYDDYMLRRMGEELSNEISKISDIAQVNVIGGRSREMKVDLDREKMKSFKVDPLSIAQQIQSGNQQFSSGHVNHLNQKLSVKSGSFFKTVDDLEHLVIGRNGDAPVYLSQVATVSDGPQDPIQYVRFGYGTSSDQEMKGDEAAVTLSIAKRKGADAMQLADLVLQKTEDLKSTLIPSDVTVSVTRNYGESASHKVNELMMHLIGSIIAVTIVVALSMGWRGGLVVFLSVPVTFALTLFSYYLLGYTLNRITLFALVFVTGIVVDDSIIIAENMHRHFKMRKLPFLKAALASINEVGNPTILATFTVIASVLPMIAVSGMMGPYMSPMPIGAAFAMFFSLIVALVITPFIAYRLLKGDPHTEEVEFKVENTLIYKWYNKMMRPLVEKPVLRWSFIISITVLLLGSMSMFYFDMVVVKMLPFDNKNEFQIVVDMPEGTPLEETYQVTKELAAYIRQQDEVTAYQMYVGTSSPNTFNGLVRHYDLRRGTNMADIQVNLTDKGDRSLQSHDLAKSFRPKLQELAEKLGANIKVVEVPPGPPVLSTLVAEIYGPEMEGQESVASKVESVFNASKDIVDVDSYLESDEKEYTFEVDKEKAALAGIPTQQVVYALNTALKGYDVSTLDAPNDYKEVGIKVQLKENNRTSIEDLKKLSLKSAMGQMVEVGDIVTIHETIKPKSIYRKNQKRVTYVVADVAGKMESPVYAMMGIDQSLNDIVTPNGNNLLQSFTSVPFLENDYVLKWDGEWQITFEVFRDLGAAFAVVLVVIYMLIVGWFQDFKTPLVMMVAIPLAMVGILVGHWMMGAFFTATSMIGAIALAGIMVRNSVLLIDFINIKLEEGAPLKEAVIEAGAVRTMPILLTAGTVVIGAFVILFDPIFQGLAISLMGGTIASTALTLLIVPLVFYMTEKKK, encoded by the coding sequence ATGCAAAAAGGAATAGCAGGAAAAATCGCAGAGGTGTTCATCAACTCTAAATTGACACCCTTATTGATGTTCGTCTTCTTGGGATTAGGAATCTATGGAAGTTACTTAACACCAAGAGAAGAAGAACCGCAAATTGATGTGCCCATTGCCGATATATTTATAGGATACCCAGGGGCATCACCGAAAGAAGTGGAATCGAGAGTAGCCAAACCATTGGAAAAAATTGCTTCAAATATTAAAGGGGTTGAATATGTATATTCTACTTCAATGAACGAGCAAGCCATGGTCATTGTGCAGTTTCACGTAGGTGAAGACATTGAAAGAAGTATTGTGAAATTGTATGCAGAAATTGATAAATACAAGGATCAAATGCCTTCTGGTGTAATGGAACCCATCTTAAAAGTGAGAGCAATTGATGATGTTCCCGCACTTACTTTAACACTGCACAGTCCAAAATACGATGATTATATGTTGAGACGTATGGGGGAGGAATTATCAAATGAAATTTCCAAGATTAGTGATATTGCACAAGTCAATGTCATTGGAGGAAGAAGCAGAGAAATGAAAGTAGATCTTGATAGAGAAAAGATGAAATCATTTAAAGTAGATCCTTTAAGTATTGCTCAACAAATTCAATCCGGGAACCAACAGTTTTCTTCTGGTCATGTAAATCATTTAAACCAAAAGTTATCGGTTAAATCGGGTAGTTTCTTTAAGACGGTAGACGATTTAGAACATTTAGTGATCGGTAGAAATGGTGATGCTCCCGTGTACTTAAGTCAAGTAGCTACGGTATCAGATGGCCCTCAAGATCCTATTCAATATGTACGATTCGGTTATGGAACTTCTAGTGATCAAGAAATGAAAGGTGATGAAGCGGCTGTGACATTATCTATTGCCAAAAGAAAAGGAGCAGATGCGATGCAATTAGCGGATTTAGTGCTTCAGAAAACGGAAGATTTAAAGTCTACATTAATACCTTCTGATGTTACCGTTAGTGTGACAAGAAATTACGGGGAGAGTGCCTCACATAAGGTAAACGAATTGATGATGCACCTGATTGGATCGATCATCGCTGTGACCATTGTTGTCGCTTTATCAATGGGTTGGAGAGGAGGATTAGTTGTCTTCCTTTCAGTTCCAGTGACCTTTGCCTTGACATTGTTCTCTTATTATTTGTTGGGTTATACATTAAATCGTATCACATTATTTGCATTGGTTTTTGTGACAGGTATTGTAGTAGACGACAGTATTATCATCGCAGAGAACATGCACCGTCACTTTAAAATGAGAAAATTACCATTCTTAAAGGCGGCTTTGGCATCGATTAACGAAGTGGGTAACCCTACGATATTGGCGACATTTACAGTAATCGCCTCGGTATTACCGATGATTGCGGTATCAGGAATGATGGGACCTTATATGAGTCCAATGCCTATTGGAGCTGCATTTGCTATGTTTTTCTCTTTAATTGTAGCTTTAGTTATCACACCTTTTATAGCTTATCGATTATTAAAAGGTGATCCACATACAGAGGAAGTAGAGTTTAAAGTCGAGAATACGCTCATCTATAAATGGTACAATAAAATGATGCGTCCATTGGTGGAAAAACCAGTCTTAAGATGGTCGTTTATCATCAGCATCACTGTGCTTTTATTAGGTTCTATGTCGATGTTCTATTTTGACATGGTTGTAGTAAAAATGCTACCATTTGATAACAAAAATGAGTTTCAAATTGTAGTGGATATGCCTGAGGGTACACCGCTAGAAGAAACTTATCAGGTAACGAAAGAATTGGCGGCTTATATCAGACAGCAAGATGAGGTGACCGCCTATCAAATGTATGTAGGGACATCATCTCCCAATACATTTAATGGCTTGGTACGTCATTATGATTTAAGAAGAGGAACAAATATGGCGGATATCCAAGTTAACTTAACTGATAAAGGAGATAGAAGCCTACAAAGTCATGACTTGGCAAAATCTTTCCGACCTAAACTTCAAGAATTAGCTGAAAAGTTGGGGGCCAATATCAAGGTGGTTGAAGTTCCTCCGGGGCCTCCGGTATTATCTACTTTAGTAGCAGAAATTTATGGTCCTGAGATGGAAGGACAAGAGTCGGTAGCCTCAAAAGTAGAATCAGTATTCAATGCATCTAAAGACATTGTCGATGTGGATTCTTACTTAGAAAGTGATGAAAAAGAATACACTTTTGAAGTCGATAAAGAAAAAGCGGCTTTGGCAGGAATTCCAACTCAGCAAGTTGTTTATGCATTGAATACGGCTTTAAAAGGGTATGATGTATCAACTTTAGATGCACCAAATGATTATAAGGAAGTTGGTATAAAAGTTCAGTTAAAAGAAAACAACAGAACATCCATAGAAGATCTGAAAAAGCTTTCATTAAAATCGGCTATGGGACAAATGGTTGAAGTAGGTGATATCGTCACGATACATGAAACAATAAAACCGAAGAGCATTTACAGAAAAAACCAAAAGAGAGTCACTTATGTAGTGGCCGATGTTGCCGGTAAAATGGAATCTCCTGTATATGCCATGATGGGCATTGATCAATCGTTAAACGATATCGTTACCCCTAATGGAAATAATCTACTACAAAGTTTTACTTCCGTACCGTTTTTAGAAAATGATTATGTTTTAAAATGGGATGGAGAATGGCAAATTACTTTCGAGGTATTTAGAGATTTAGGAGCAGCTTTCGCAGTCGTATTAGTAGTGATATACATGTTAATCGTAGGTTGGTTCCAAGATTTCAAAACACCTTTAGTAATGATGGTAGCGATCCCGTTAGCCATGGTAGGGATTTTAGTAGGCCACTGGATGATGGGGGCGTTTTTTACTGCTACTTCTATGATTGGTGCCATCGCTTTGGCAGGGATTATGGTAAGAAACTCCGTCTTGCTCATTGATTTTATCAATATAAAATTGGAAGAAGGAGCTCCATTAAAAGAAGCCGTTATTGAAGCAGGTGCAGTAAGAACAATGCCGATTTTATTAACAGCAGGAACTGTCGTGATAGGCGCCTTTGTGATCTTATTCGATCCAATTTTCCAAGGTTTGGCTATATCTTTAATGGGCGGAACAATAGCTTCTACAGCCCTTACTTTATTGATTGTGCCACTGGTATTTTATATGACAGAAAAGAAAAAATAG
- a CDS encoding efflux RND transporter periplasmic adaptor subunit, which yields MKKYTYISTLLITFLGMSTLFSCSQANDSTKKQERVAIPVKVQKVKTENVSNNSQYAAEIKSDNIVLLSTKLMGRLYDFNFEAGDVIKKGTVIARIESAGIHSSKARVHAQVEMAEVNLQNAEKDYQRIEKLHQLGSATDKELDDIRTYYLSAKAQLEVAKNAEDEVDSNLSYTTIRAPFTGVITKKMMVAGDMASPGMPIVEFASASKFKALANIPASKIDAFEKGNEVMIYVDALQQNIKGTVKRVVPSGKYNGGQFTVEFSLNQHSKLANGMYAKVSSSKGLVQKILLPENAIYRKGQLEGVYLVNLQNEASLTWVRLGKTSNGMVEVLSGAEEGDQVITTVTPDLFDGALINF from the coding sequence ATGAAAAAATATACATATATATCGACTTTATTGATCACTTTTTTGGGTATGAGTACACTGTTTTCTTGTAGTCAGGCAAATGATTCTACAAAGAAGCAAGAAAGAGTAGCTATACCTGTTAAAGTACAAAAAGTAAAAACAGAAAACGTTTCCAATAATTCACAATACGCAGCAGAAATTAAGAGTGATAACATTGTGCTCTTAAGTACAAAATTGATGGGTAGATTATACGATTTCAATTTTGAAGCAGGAGATGTGATCAAAAAAGGGACGGTAATAGCAAGAATTGAAAGTGCTGGAATTCATTCTTCAAAAGCTAGAGTACATGCACAAGTTGAAATGGCGGAAGTGAATTTACAAAACGCTGAAAAGGATTATCAGAGAATTGAAAAGCTTCACCAATTGGGAAGTGCGACAGATAAAGAATTGGATGATATACGTACTTATTATCTTTCTGCAAAAGCACAATTGGAGGTAGCTAAGAATGCAGAAGATGAGGTAGACTCAAATCTATCTTACACCACTATTAGAGCACCGTTCACAGGAGTAATCACAAAAAAGATGATGGTGGCAGGAGATATGGCTTCACCAGGAATGCCGATTGTTGAGTTTGCTTCAGCATCAAAGTTTAAGGCTTTAGCTAACATTCCAGCTTCAAAAATTGATGCTTTTGAAAAAGGAAATGAGGTGATGATCTATGTAGATGCTTTACAGCAAAATATTAAAGGAACTGTAAAGCGAGTGGTTCCATCTGGTAAATACAATGGTGGGCAATTTACAGTGGAGTTTTCATTGAATCAACATTCAAAATTAGCCAATGGAATGTATGCAAAAGTCTCTTCGAGTAAGGGGTTGGTGCAGAAGATTTTACTACCTGAGAATGCCATTTATAGAAAGGGACAATTGGAAGGTGTGTACTTGGTAAATCTTCAAAATGAAGCGTCTTTGACTTGGGTAAGATTAGGGAAAACATCAAATGGTATGGTCGAAGTTTTATCTGGAGCAGAAGAGGGAGACCAAGTGATTACTACAGTTACTCCCGATTTATTCGATGGTGCTTTAATTAATTTCTAA
- a CDS encoding Crp/Fnr family transcriptional regulator: MKDIYDKLCFKSDTIFNELTVDELSFFYENVEYKHIKKREEIYNEDHFNSGIYLIETGSVFLSNTNLIGEPNIFNIHKKSDIFGYRSLFCKTHHSEIATANEDSIILHLSIENVKKMMALNGEFKRSIMNAINRENIILIERMNLLSNCNIKVKIIYFLLLFDFIKKEYNIDLPIRRADFANLIGTVRESFIRSLKELKNNGLITMGSNTIRIIDYENLTKLIHENH, translated from the coding sequence ATGAAAGATATTTACGATAAGCTATGCTTTAAATCAGATACTATTTTTAATGAATTAACGGTAGACGAACTCTCTTTTTTTTATGAAAATGTAGAATACAAACACATAAAAAAACGAGAAGAAATCTATAATGAAGATCACTTTAATTCGGGTATTTATTTGATTGAAACGGGTTCTGTTTTTTTATCAAATACGAATTTGATTGGAGAACCCAATATCTTCAATATTCATAAAAAGTCTGATATTTTTGGCTATCGATCATTGTTTTGTAAAACACATCATTCTGAAATTGCTACTGCAAATGAAGATAGCATCATTTTGCATTTATCTATTGAAAATGTAAAAAAGATGATGGCGCTAAACGGGGAGTTTAAAAGATCTATTATGAATGCGATAAATAGAGAAAATATCATTCTGATTGAACGCATGAATCTATTATCAAATTGTAATATTAAAGTGAAAATCATCTACTTTTTGTTGCTTTTCGATTTCATCAAAAAGGAATATAATATCGATTTACCTATTCGTAGGGCAGATTTCGCCAATCTTATTGGAACGGTGAGAGAGTCATTTATTCGATCACTAAAAGAATTAAAAAATAATGGATTGATCACTATGGGAAGTAATACCATACGGATTATTGATTACGAAAATCTCACAAAACTTATTCATGAAAATCATTAA
- a CDS encoding cytochrome b/b6 domain-containing protein produces MKKQVYIYKSFERFWHWAQAALISLLMFTGFEIHGSYKILGFENAVNVHNWSSIALMVLIVFTIFWHFTTGEWKQYIPTLNKLVDQVKYYTYGIFHGHPHPVTKTVRKKMNPLQVITYLGLKLIFIPLMVFTGLLYMLFRFMYGGQLHSIEFFSLDSIAFWHTLGAYFLVQFVIVHVYMTTTGHTVTENIKAMITGYEEIEVEEEKKKEVVEV; encoded by the coding sequence ATGAAAAAGCAAGTTTATATATACAAATCATTCGAAAGGTTCTGGCATTGGGCACAAGCGGCCTTGATTTCTTTATTGATGTTTACTGGCTTCGAGATTCATGGATCATACAAAATTCTTGGATTCGAAAATGCAGTCAATGTTCATAATTGGTCTTCTATTGCATTGATGGTGTTGATTGTTTTTACAATTTTCTGGCATTTCACTACAGGAGAATGGAAACAATATATTCCCACTTTAAATAAGTTGGTAGATCAGGTGAAATACTATACTTATGGTATTTTTCATGGTCATCCTCATCCAGTGACAAAAACAGTGAGAAAGAAAATGAACCCCTTGCAGGTCATCACTTATTTAGGTTTAAAATTGATATTTATTCCTTTAATGGTTTTCACAGGGCTACTTTATATGTTGTTCCGATTTATGTATGGAGGACAACTACATTCCATAGAATTTTTCAGTTTAGATAGTATCGCTTTTTGGCACACTCTAGGCGCTTATTTTTTGGTTCAGTTTGTTATAGTACATGTGTATATGACCACTACAGGACATACCGTCACTGAAAATATCAAAGCTATGATCACAGGGTATGAAGAAATCGAAGTAGAAGAAGAAAAGAAAAAAGAAGTAGTAGAAGTTTAA